The following proteins are encoded in a genomic region of Mycobacteriales bacterium:
- a CDS encoding PadR family transcriptional regulator, translating into DLKREYDAYFGRGKPLPFGQVYATLGRLARDGLVIAAEAEPGAGPDRKRYVITDEGATELDAWLSGPVEAEPHLQTVLFVKVVLALMLDRPAEHYLDAQRAAHLQRMRELTELRRTGGVVDALLADHSLFHLEADLRWIDLTAARLESLAKEVQR; encoded by the coding sequence GACCTCAAGCGCGAGTACGACGCCTACTTCGGCCGCGGCAAGCCGCTGCCGTTCGGCCAGGTGTATGCCACCCTCGGCCGGCTCGCCCGCGACGGCCTCGTGATCGCCGCCGAAGCCGAGCCCGGCGCCGGTCCCGACCGCAAGCGCTACGTGATCACCGACGAGGGTGCCACCGAGCTCGATGCCTGGCTCTCGGGGCCGGTCGAGGCCGAGCCGCACCTGCAGACCGTGCTGTTCGTGAAGGTCGTGCTCGCCCTCATGCTCGACCGGCCGGCCGAGCACTACCTCGACGCGCAGCGCGCCGCGCATCTGCAGCGCATGCGCGAGCTGACCGAGCTGCGGCGTACCGGCGGTGTGGTGGACGCGCTGCTCGCCGACCACTCGCTGTTCCACCTCGAGGCGGACCTGCGCTGGATCGATCTGACCGCCGCACGACTGGAGTCACTCGCGAAGGAGGTCCAGCGATGA
- a CDS encoding class I SAM-dependent methyltransferase: protein MPRRATESGRALSFGSVAQAYERFRLGYPDELFDTVVTYAGRPIRTALEIGAGTGKATRLFAARGVVVTATEPDPEMLAELRKHVPESVEVAPAAFEELTPGRTYDLVYAGAAMHWTDPVGRWSRVAALLEPDGVFANFGGPVQLADPAVAAEARAARAAFLNTDDVPFPEGTPIDPIMQWPGTELLAAEEFVDVVQTVIERRLSMSAQDYVGQLSTVSAYLQLPAAQQDQVYARILEVLPDPVDVTADITVHLARRP from the coding sequence ATGCCGAGGAGGGCGACGGAGTCAGGTCGCGCGCTGAGCTTCGGGTCGGTTGCGCAGGCCTACGAGCGGTTCCGCCTCGGCTACCCCGACGAGCTGTTCGACACGGTTGTCACCTATGCGGGCCGGCCGATCCGGACCGCGCTCGAGATCGGTGCGGGGACCGGTAAGGCGACCCGCTTGTTCGCGGCCCGCGGGGTGGTGGTCACCGCGACCGAGCCCGACCCGGAGATGTTGGCAGAGCTGCGCAAGCACGTTCCGGAATCCGTCGAGGTTGCGCCCGCTGCCTTCGAGGAGCTGACACCTGGCCGGACATATGACCTGGTGTACGCGGGCGCCGCGATGCACTGGACGGATCCGGTCGGGCGGTGGTCGCGAGTGGCGGCGTTGCTCGAACCGGATGGTGTCTTTGCCAACTTCGGCGGTCCGGTCCAGCTTGCCGACCCGGCGGTCGCGGCCGAGGCGCGCGCGGCGCGCGCGGCGTTCCTCAACACCGACGATGTCCCGTTCCCCGAAGGAACCCCGATCGATCCGATCATGCAATGGCCCGGCACCGAGCTGCTGGCGGCGGAGGAGTTCGTCGACGTCGTACAGACGGTCATCGAGCGGCGGTTGTCGATGAGCGCGCAGGACTACGTCGGCCAGCTCTCAACCGTCTCGGCGTACCTGCAGCTGCCGGCTGCGCAGCAGGACCAGGTCTACGCCCGGATTCTGGAGGTGCTGCCCGACCCGGTCGATGTCACGGCCGACATCACCGTCCACCTGGCCCGCCGGCCCTGA
- a CDS encoding ABC transporter ATP-binding protein, translating to MTAVIEARDAYLSFGQTPALRGASLAVNAGEILAVMGPSGSGKSTLLHCLAGILVPDSGEIYYAGNRIDTLGESRRSALRRDRFGFVFQFGQLVPELSAEENVALPLLLNGIDRAQALGEARTWFDRMDLDGTQQRRSGELSGGQAQRIALARGLVAHPDVLFADEPTGSLDSLTGERVMELMVAAARERGTTVILVTHEPRVAAYADREVVVRDGRVNQLQPSP from the coding sequence ATGACCGCGGTGATCGAGGCGCGCGATGCCTACCTGTCCTTCGGCCAGACGCCGGCTCTGCGCGGCGCAAGCCTGGCGGTCAACGCCGGCGAGATCCTCGCCGTGATGGGGCCGAGCGGGTCGGGCAAGTCGACCCTGCTGCACTGCCTGGCCGGCATCCTCGTGCCTGACTCGGGCGAGATCTACTACGCCGGCAACCGCATCGACACCCTCGGGGAGAGCCGTCGCAGCGCCTTGCGCCGCGACCGGTTCGGTTTCGTCTTCCAGTTCGGGCAGCTCGTGCCCGAGCTGTCCGCGGAGGAGAACGTCGCGCTTCCGTTGCTGCTCAACGGCATCGACCGCGCGCAGGCGCTCGGCGAGGCGCGGACGTGGTTCGACCGCATGGACCTCGACGGCACCCAGCAGCGGCGGTCAGGGGAGCTCTCCGGTGGCCAGGCGCAGCGGATCGCACTGGCGCGCGGGCTGGTCGCGCACCCGGACGTCCTGTTCGCCGACGAGCCCACCGGGTCGCTGGACTCGCTCACCGGGGAGCGGGTGATGGAGCTCATGGTCGCGGCAGCTAGGGAACGCGGCACGACGGTGATCCTCGTCACGCACGAGCCACGCGTTGCGGCGTACGCCGACCGCGAAGTCGTCGTACGCGACGGCCGGGTCAACCAGCTCCAGCCGTCGCCGTGA
- a CDS encoding VOC family protein: MIVASHTIIYAEDADSARAFFRDVLELPNVDAHDGWLIFQLPPAELGIHPSGTPDSPRNSAPSGRHELYFMCDDIEATVAELSAKGVEFTSPVQNAGFGLLTRLRVPGAGEVGLYQPRHAVAYDL, from the coding sequence GTGATCGTCGCGAGCCACACCATCATCTACGCGGAGGACGCGGACTCGGCGCGTGCGTTCTTCCGGGACGTGCTGGAGCTGCCCAACGTCGACGCGCACGACGGCTGGCTGATCTTCCAGCTGCCGCCGGCCGAGCTCGGCATCCATCCGTCCGGGACGCCCGATAGCCCGCGGAACAGCGCGCCGTCCGGCCGGCACGAGCTCTACTTCATGTGCGACGACATCGAGGCGACCGTCGCGGAGCTGAGCGCCAAGGGAGTCGAGTTCACCTCGCCGGTGCAGAACGCCGGCTTCGGGTTGCTCACTCGTCTTCGAGTGCCCGGCGCCGGCGAAGTCGGCTTGTACCAACCCCGCCACGCGGTGGCATACGACCTCTGA
- a CDS encoding FtsX-like permease family protein, with amino-acid sequence MIRLGMRLTLNGGRETLVRLLVTAAGVALGVGMLLVALAGINAVNTQNGKYAWLETGTVPAIPASSSSSNAPMWWLLTADEFHGKSIARIDVATTGPTSAVPPGMSRLPGPGQYFASPAMSRLLHSVPAAELADRYPGHQVGTIGAAGLPSPTSLVVVVGRTPASLANVRGASRVTSLLTQTPHDCNGACFYVGAINASGIDLVLAVSAAALLFPILIFIGTASRLSTARREQRFAAMRLVGATPSQISVISAVESLLAAVLGVAVGFAVFFGLRVLIAPIPFTGARFFTSDLALNLRTAAVVAVGVPLAAVIAARIALRRAQASPLGVSRRTTPPAPRAYRLIPLVVGLGELAYFVHAGRPQKTSGQIDAYLTGILITMAGLVIAGPWLTMAGSRLMARRTRKPATLLAARRLSDNPRAGFRAISGLVIALFVTSVAMVLITTITAYNDDGRSSPAAARTLVDSFADFRPHGVGSDVRSVPASLTSSLATVRGVTGVSVLHLDPADLKGSEAGQPSSLVSCTALAATPAIGRCTGGAQTASIKPDLRNLGSLKATNVTWPASRLSSSRIDRLPALYVVVETTGSTAAIEQARTILERSYPLRFQVSTIAEIRADDPNTARTTAYQRLVDVVILASLPIAGCSLAVSVIAGLGDRRRPFSLLRLTGTPISLLRRVIAFETAVPLLLISVFSIGVGFLASWMFLRSQLSESLHSPGLSYYLLVVVGLIVSLGVIATTFPMLERTTGPEAARND; translated from the coding sequence GTGATCCGCCTCGGGATGCGGCTCACCCTCAACGGCGGTCGCGAGACGCTCGTCCGGCTGCTCGTGACCGCGGCCGGCGTCGCGCTCGGAGTCGGCATGTTGCTGGTCGCGCTGGCCGGGATCAACGCGGTCAACACACAGAACGGGAAGTACGCCTGGCTCGAGACCGGAACGGTGCCCGCGATCCCCGCATCGTCCTCGTCGAGCAACGCACCGATGTGGTGGCTGCTCACCGCCGACGAGTTCCACGGCAAGTCGATCGCGCGCATCGACGTTGCGACGACCGGCCCGACGTCGGCGGTGCCGCCGGGAATGTCGAGGCTCCCCGGGCCCGGCCAGTACTTCGCTTCGCCGGCGATGAGCCGGCTACTGCACTCCGTGCCGGCGGCCGAGCTCGCCGACCGCTACCCAGGTCATCAAGTGGGGACGATCGGCGCGGCGGGGCTGCCGTCGCCGACCTCACTCGTCGTCGTGGTCGGCAGGACCCCGGCGTCGCTCGCCAACGTCCGGGGGGCATCCCGGGTGACGAGTCTGCTCACGCAGACCCCGCACGACTGCAACGGCGCGTGCTTCTACGTCGGTGCGATCAACGCGAGCGGCATCGACCTCGTTCTCGCGGTGAGCGCGGCGGCGTTGCTGTTCCCGATCCTGATCTTCATCGGCACGGCGTCGCGACTGTCGACCGCCCGTCGCGAACAGCGCTTCGCCGCCATGCGGCTGGTCGGTGCGACGCCGAGCCAGATCTCGGTGATCTCCGCTGTGGAGTCGCTGCTGGCCGCAGTTCTCGGGGTCGCGGTCGGCTTCGCGGTGTTCTTCGGGCTCCGCGTGCTCATCGCCCCGATTCCCTTCACCGGGGCGCGCTTTTTCACCAGCGACCTCGCACTGAACCTCCGTACGGCCGCGGTTGTCGCGGTGGGGGTGCCGTTGGCTGCGGTGATCGCTGCGCGAATCGCATTGCGCCGGGCGCAAGCCTCTCCATTGGGGGTCAGCCGCCGTACGACGCCACCCGCGCCCCGGGCCTACCGGCTGATCCCGCTGGTCGTCGGTCTGGGCGAGCTCGCCTACTTCGTGCATGCCGGCCGGCCACAGAAGACCTCAGGGCAGATCGATGCGTATCTCACCGGCATCCTGATCACCATGGCCGGCCTGGTGATCGCCGGACCGTGGCTGACAATGGCCGGCTCGCGGCTGATGGCCCGTCGTACCCGCAAACCGGCCACGCTGCTCGCGGCGCGGCGGTTGTCCGACAACCCGCGCGCGGGCTTCCGGGCGATCAGCGGTCTCGTGATCGCGCTGTTCGTGACCAGCGTGGCGATGGTCCTGATCACGACCATCACGGCATACAACGACGACGGCCGGAGCAGCCCGGCCGCGGCCCGGACGCTGGTCGACTCGTTCGCCGACTTCCGGCCCCATGGCGTCGGCAGCGACGTGAGGTCGGTTCCGGCTTCGCTCACCTCCTCGTTGGCGACCGTCCGCGGGGTGACCGGCGTCTCCGTGCTTCATCTCGATCCGGCGGATCTCAAGGGTTCCGAGGCCGGGCAGCCGAGCAGTCTCGTCTCGTGCACCGCCCTTGCCGCGACGCCGGCCATCGGCCGTTGCACGGGAGGCGCGCAGACCGCTTCGATCAAGCCGGACCTTCGTAACCTCGGCTCGCTGAAGGCCACCAACGTCACGTGGCCGGCCAGCCGGCTGTCCTCATCGCGAATCGACCGGCTGCCGGCGTTGTACGTCGTGGTAGAGACCACCGGATCGACTGCGGCGATCGAGCAGGCGAGGACGATTCTCGAACGGAGCTATCCGTTGCGGTTCCAAGTCAGCACGATCGCGGAGATCCGGGCGGACGATCCCAACACGGCGCGGACCACGGCGTACCAGCGGCTGGTGGATGTCGTGATTCTCGCCAGCCTGCCGATCGCCGGCTGCAGCCTGGCGGTCTCGGTGATCGCCGGCCTCGGTGACCGACGGCGACCGTTCAGCCTGCTTCGGTTGACCGGCACGCCGATCTCGTTGTTGCGCCGGGTGATCGCCTTCGAGACCGCGGTGCCGCTGCTGCTGATCTCGGTCTTCTCGATCGGCGTCGGCTTCCTCGCATCCTGGATGTTCTTGCGGTCGCAGCTGAGCGAGTCGTTGCACTCGCCGGGCCTGAGTTACTACCTGCTGGTCGTCGTCGGGCTGATCGTGTCGCTGGGAGTGATCGCGACGACGTTCCCGATGCTCGAGCGAACGACCGGGCCCGAAGCGGCGCGCAACGACTGA
- a CDS encoding YciI family protein yields the protein MTRYLISFDDGAMTFPEEDLPEVDRAAHEVVKAAQDAGVWVFGGGIDSQRASIVAPDGTVADGPDPETKAVVGGFAIVDVPGREAALEWAARFAAACRCAQEVREIMADPAV from the coding sequence GTGACGCGGTACCTGATCTCGTTCGACGACGGGGCGATGACGTTCCCTGAGGAGGACCTGCCGGAGGTGGATCGCGCTGCGCATGAGGTGGTCAAGGCTGCTCAGGACGCCGGCGTCTGGGTGTTTGGTGGCGGGATCGACTCCCAGCGGGCGAGCATCGTGGCCCCCGACGGAACGGTCGCCGACGGGCCAGATCCGGAGACGAAGGCAGTCGTTGGTGGCTTCGCCATCGTTGATGTGCCCGGGCGCGAGGCGGCGTTGGAGTGGGCGGCAAGGTTCGCCGCGGCGTGCCGCTGTGCGCAGGAGGTGCGCGAGATCATGGCCGATCCGGCCGTCTGA